The nucleotide sequence GATGGTCGGCAAAGGCCACGGTACAAATCTAAACCCCTATATTGATATATATCGTGTTCTAAGACTTAAATTATTAAGTTGTTACAAAGCTTTATACTTTTTGTTCTGTCTTTGCAGGAGTTTGGCATTTCGACCAGATGCTTCTGAATTAGACTGGACCTCTATAAGATCACTTTCAGACGACCAATGTTGGGGTTACTCAGAAGAACCCAAAGATTCTGTAAAAGCTTTAGACTGGAAGTTATGGAGTAATAAAGATTGTAGTAGTAAGCTTTGTGTTTAAGTTGGTGTTTGTAATAACTTCCTAAGCCAAATTAATGAAGTTTTTGTTTCACTATGACCAAATGAAGATGACTCACTAACTGAAGTATTAAGAACTCAGACCTATCTAATTAAACACAAcacatattaataatttaacacGAAAGAGAAAGCATAACGAACCTGTTAATGAAGAACAATTAAAAGAAGCATAGCATGAAGAGGATGTCACTTTCCACAGAGAACGACAAGCTGGTCACTTGGAAAACTGGAAAAAGCAAACAAGAACAAGGTCATGGTCACATCAAAGCAAAAGAGATGCTCTTTACTTTGATTCCATCTTGAACACTGGAAAActtttataaccaaacaaacaaagacctCTCCTCTGTTCTACAAAGAGCTGAACAAGTACTACAATGGGTATCTATGAAAAGTTCAATGGGTATCTATGACGTATGAAAACACCACTAATCTTTCTTTCATGGCTTAAGTAAAGAGTAAGAATCTGACATGACTTTTTTCATCAAGGTTCTTCAAACCACTAAGTATTAAGTAAAGAGTGAGAATCTGATTTATATAATGACAAAAAAGTTCAGGTGTTTCCTTCAAGTAATGTCGAACATCTTAAATAGAACAAGTCCTTCTCAGGGGAACCAAGCAAGCTTTGAAAGATTCTATTATATCATCACAGTCTTATcaaaaagcaaaaggaaaatgtCAAATAATTCCGAACAATAGCAGCATCTAATCTATTGAAATACGCTTTTCTAACAAGTATCTTCTACATATGCACGAATCTTTTGAATCCCTAAACAACAAAAGGGGCTCAGAAAATCTCAGATTCCAGCTAATTATTCCATATCAGAAAACAGAATTGGAAATCGACACCACAAGAGCTTTTAAAATTGGAGTTCAAATTTGAGAGGGACTGAAATAAGAACTGACCATAACTGTGAGATAGTCATCGAGAAATTGGATCACCGACACTGAGCTTCGGAGTTCGGGGCGAGTGTGGCTATGGCGGAAGTGGACAACACAAGTCCTCTCCCAGTTTGTCGCCAAGCTGCCCTATCCAGCATCGCCACTTAGCATTCCTGGTACTCGCCTAACCGGTTCGGTTtatgttaaattataattaagcCTCGCAAGCTGAAGCCCattaaaatgatatttaaatatGCCCACATAGACTGGGTGAGAAAATGGCATGTAGCCAGCCCATGTTAGCCCATTAGAGCAGATCATCCAGCTGAACATTattatttctccaaattttaattttagtgaactacaaaaaggaaaagaaaaagaactggTTCCTTTTAAATTTTTCTGATAGAACTCTCTCCATGTCGCATTAAACAGCTAGAAAACAAGCCATGTTACAGAAGACGGAAGACAACCAGAACGCTGTGGCCTAGTGCGTGAATGCGAGAAACAAATCCAACGTTCGTTGTTGGCGAAGAACATTACACAACAGGCTGTTTGCTTTGTAGTCATCACCTGATGAAGGCTTTGCTTCAATCACTTCGAGTCGCTTTCATTgtcctcctcatcctcatcttcatcggTACGGCCGGAATAATGCTTCCGGTCCCGTTCCCTCAACTCTTCCTCTCTCCGCTTCATCCTCCTTTCAATCCGAGCGTCGTAATCTTTCTGAACTTTATCCATTATAGTGTCGAATCCCGGGACTGTTCTGTCCAGCTTCTGGCCTACTCGAGTACTGAGGTTGTAGAATATACGGAACAGTCTctgcaagcaaacaaaaaaaaaaaaaaagagagaagaaaagataagTCAATTCATCACTATCATCCAATAGCTTGGTCAGAGAAATCAGAAGAACAGAAAGGAATCTCTTACCATGACACTCCTATTCCACTCTCTGATGTAAGGAGGACCAGTGGTGTAAGTACCAAGCGGCTCACGGTACCACTCTCCACCATAGCTGATCTGATCCATAGCTTGCTCTACACTTATCACTTCCCATGGCCTTAACCCTGGTATTACTTTGGCCAACTCTTGTCTACAATTGAAAAGTTTcatgctttgagagaagaaccCAATCCAATATTgggctacaaaaaaaaagtcaaaggtGTAAAGGATCTCTTTAATTTTAATACCTCAGTCGTTTGGGGATGAACTTGTTTGGCATGTGATCAGATTCCAGTACTGTTGTCAATTCAGACCCACTGGCCCAGAGAAAGAGAGCGTGGCTGGGAGTTCTGACTCCAGGCCAAACGCCATCATTTGCTTCAAGCACTGCCATGTCGCGTTTCTTACTCTCAATCGCTTCTTTTTGAAGTTGCTTGTATGTTTTTGGCTCTCGTCCCTTTAGAGGAACCCATGGCGGTATTCCCTTTTGGAGTTTGTGCAGGCAAGCCGTTGCCGCTGCACCAAGCCTCACTGAACATGAAAGAAACGAGTCAATAACACCAACAATGAAACCATAATAGGAGGCAAAACTGTGATTCTTCAACGATAAGATTTGTCTGAGATCTCAAATTCTCCCACAATACACACCTTCCCAAGTGGCAATCGCAGGTTCCAAACCGTAAACCATGTGAATAGGAGCCCATTCATCCATGTCCTCGCCCCAAATGAAAGTATCTCTGTCGATGATTCCAGCTCCATAAGCCGTCTTAAGTGTTATAAGCTCACAAGGGCCTCTAGAACGGCCAAGTCGGTCTTTATACCACCAACCACCAGTCTTCATTATAACTGCAGTCTCAAAACACAGAGAGCAATCAAAATGTTATGATACAAACACAAACgaaacaagagaaaaaggaaaccaCTTTCATCATATTCCCGCAATTCAACGATAACACTACAACAGGCGCAAGCTTGAATGAACagaacataaaaaaatcaaatgtggAACCATATGAACTCGTGCAAATACCAGAGCCACTCATTGAATAATCATGACAAAACACAGTAACATCATCACATTCAGCACTTACAGTCATAGTAACGCTTCTCGAGACGTTTGTAACCAATAGCCTGAGCGACGTCAATGGGTCGACCAGGCGGGTAAGGACGTTGGCGGAAACCCCAGAGGCCAAAGAGGAACTGCTTCATGAAATCCCAAAACTTATCATCACTCTCTTCCTTAGTTTTGATGGCCTTCCTAGGCATCGGCCTACCGTCGAAGCCAGGCACATGAGGGACAGCTCTCCAGAGCTCCTTGTCTTCTTTCCGGTAAGGCGTGTCGTTATCATCGAGCTCCATCTTGTTCATGTCGTCGGCAATCTCCTGGGCGCGAGTCATGAACTGAACCACAGGACTCGCTCGAAATCTCTCCCACCATTTCTCCTCAGCTTCAATCTCTTCTGTGGTCGGGTTCTCCTTCTTCTCGAAAACTGTATCTTCTTCGTTGAGAATCTTATCCACTTCCGGAGTGTGCCTGTGATCCGGTATGTTCTCGCACTCCCATAAGAACTGCTCAGCGATTTGCTTGTACTTACCTGGTTGTTCTTCGGCCCCTGTTTCGGTTTTTGGGGACTTTTTGGAAAACTTAGGAAGTCCAATCGATGCGAAATTCGGAGACTGCGACTTTGGGAAGAAGGTATCAGCGAGCGAGACGAAGTTGATGGTAGGAACTGGGTTCGGTGGTTTCTCGAACCAATTTTGAAATGGATTGAAGTTTAAAGACGACATTGTTGAACACTTCTCCAGCCAAAGCCAGAATAAATTTAGGGTTCAGGGCTTTATTggctgatgatgatggatgTTCTGAGCAAGAAGGTTCAGGTGGATTAGATGAAGTGTGACTGACCCAGTCCCCTATTATTTACAAACATCACGCTGTTTTACATTTAACTAATGAACCACGTGACGTTTTCAATCTAACAAAACGGCAAAGATGGCTTGAAACATATTTATAGCTTTTTTTGGGGGGCTTGCTTGCTTGTGTAGTTAGACTAAAGAAAGAATAAAGCTAAGAGTCAAAAGCAATTCTCTTGcaatcttcctcttcttcttcttcttctttccatcaATGGCTTCATATCAGAGGCCTCTCAGGTTCTGCATCacaatcttcttctgcttcttatcTTTGTCTTCAAGCCAGAAAGTCACACTCAGTCTATACTACGAAGCTCTATGCCCTTACTGTGCTGAGTTCATCATTAACCACTTGCCTAAGGTCTTCGAAACTGGCTTAATCTCAGCCATTGATCTCCAGCTCGTTCCATGGGGCAACGCCGTTATCAGGCCAGATGGCACCATTCTCTGCCAGGTCTTGGACTCTTCTTGCCTTGTACTCCACTTACATTTTACATAAGATTAGGACATAGCATTTGAAAATTGCTTCGTGTTGCTTTGTTTTCAGCATGGAGAAACTGAGTGTGCGCTCAATTCAATTCATGCCTGTGCAATTAACGCTTACCCTGATGTGGTAAGCCTCTAAGCTATGAAAGGTTCTCGAGTTTATCCAGTATCATTCAAGTTAATATGAATGCTAATGTCATCTGCACGTTTCTCTTGCAGAGGAAGCATTTTGGATATATCTACTGTACCGAACAGCTAGTCTTGGAGAATAAACTTGAAAAGTGGGCTGATTGTTTAGAAATGGTTGGATTGAGCAGAGCAGCGGTTGAGTGTTACATTAACGGATACGGAAACAAGGTAAGTCCTGATCAGAGAAAAGTACGTTAGTTAACTTATACAGCCAAAACGGGAAAGCGAAAGAAATAAGCAAGAAAAAATGACATCTAGGTGACACACTGTGCAGCTTGAACAGAGGGATGCTGAAGAAACTTCTCAACTTTATCCAGCACACAGATTTGTACCATGGGTGGTTGTGAATAACCAACCACTTCAAGAGGTTAGTCCTACAAATTTAGCTGATGATAACTTTCAAGATCAGATGGGAAACAAAAGTTTTTCATGTATGTGCCTTTGGTGAACAGAACTACCAGAACTTTGTCATGTATGTATGCAATGCTTTTGGAAGTGACCAAGTACCAGAAGCCTGCAAGATCCTCAACAGTTCGGTGGAAACACTAAGCAGGTTCAATAGTTCAGCGGAGAAGCTAAGTAACAGTCACCAAGTGTGCTATCGCAATCAATAAGATTTGAATCCAAAATCCCTAAGACAGTTCAATCATACTGAACTATATGGGAAATCAGAAAGTGCTTACCAATTAAAACTCTGCTCCTTTTGAATTTGTTCTACAACTTCACTGGGTTTGCAACAACAATCTGCATAGAAAGATAAATTTACCACGCAGTATTTTTGAATATCCAGGAATTGGGTTAGTTTCTGAAGATTTAAGAGCTAAAATATAGCTAAAGCACTGATTCCTGCTCAGAATTGTTTCACTAACGATGAGGCTGTTacataaacacaacaacaaaacaacataaagtAGCATAAAGAAAAGAAGTCTTAAAATCAGATAAAGACAGATATTGATCATAGTACAGTAAACATGAAGCCTTCTACATCTAAAGAATCATAAGCAAATGAGGTTTGGTTGTTAAGAGACTGACATAAGTCGTtacaaaacaagcaaaatcaAGAGTTATCATACACAAATGTCAAAATAACAAAGTGGAGGAGGCAATGAGGAGAGACAGTCTATTGCCTGTTTATAATTTCCCAAATGGCGTAACATGTCTCGTAGGCAGTCCTATTGTCTGTATCGAATTCGAACTTCTCCATTACCCTTCTTTCTCGATCAACCAAATCTGTCATGCTTTCAGTCAAGGACTAAAAccccacagaaaaaaaaagatttaaactaAGACAGTAGTAGATGGGAATTTCAAAGCAAAGGATACAGCCTGAGGTCTTTAGTGGATCATCAATGTTCGGTATAACTCTGGTGACTGAAGCATACATAGAAAGCTTTATCCTGGAGTGAACAAACATAAGAACAATCaaactaattgttttaaatacgAAAGCGGAGACTTAATTTGTATAACTAAAAGATTCAACAACTAAGTCCCAAAAATGAAGAAGGTGGATTCATCAAACTTACTCATTTTTCAACTGGTCCCGCTTGTTCCTCTTTATAGCTAATCTCTGCTCTTCAATGAAGCCCCCTTGAGAATTCATGTCTTTGAGTTCATCAGCCATGAATGTGTTGacatacaaagaaaaaaaacaaaaattggtcaTGTCACTGAATCAGCGGGGATACGAGAATGTTAACCTCACTTCTTGAGAGTGAATATTATACTTATCTAAGTTCATCATTGAGCTTGCACTCCAGTTGTAGCTCCTCATCAAGCTCTTTCTGAAGACGCTCAATTTCTTCTCCGTCCGCAATATCTGAATTTGCCTCGTAAGTCTTCTCCTTGCAAGAATCGAGTTTTTTCTGCAAATCTGCgccaacgaaaaaaaaaaaaaaaaacccaaaattgagCATTCAATCGAATACACTACTTTAATCAATCCAGCTAAGCTATCTAATAGTGGCGGCATTTCAAAAAcgttattaaataataaaaaattaaccttGGAGAGACTCTTGTATCTCACTGGAATCTTCGTCGCAGGATAAGTGGATAGATCTGAGCTGCTCGAGGGTTTCAACGAGCACGCCTAATCCTTTCCTATCATCCAAAACATTGATCACATCGTCTCCCCATGAAATCGCCATTTCGAAATTCCTAGAATATGAATCGTCTCCCATTTCCCGACACCGGTGAAGATGAATGATCCTCCGCAGACAAAAAGAGAGATCTCTCCGAGCAGAGAgggaaattaaaatatttttgtttcttaagaaaaaaatttccgATTGTATTAATTTGAGAAGCCATTTAACATGTGGTATCGGCCCATTGGGCTTCTTATTACTTGTGATTGATTTGCCAAAGAAATTAGTATTAACCAAACTTGGTCAATGAACAAAATTTGTACTAATCTAAAGCCATCAGGTTGATCTACGATAATAATGGGGCTGATGGAATTCAAGTCATTGAATTAGACATACACCATTAACAgccttgaaattttttttgaagtattaCTAAAGGCCATCAAAAACAGGTTTGTGATACATTTGGTGGGTTCAAGGTCCAATAACTTACATAGAAACATCTACATTGCAGGTCGGTTTGCAGCACTTATAGGAATGATGTTTCATCACAAAGCCATATGATTTTGATCCTTTACATAATTCAATCAGGTGAGTTATAGAtatttgtttgaattgtttaattttctaaaatattctaaattgagataattttagttaaataatattatattttcaaatgttataaatttattttttttgaaattgaatttttaatatctagaatacattattgacaaaaaattacaaatactataaatttattatcttatacacatgacatacaaaaacacaaatttataaataataatataaatcatgGAACTTTAGTAGtctataaaactatcaaaatgaaaatgatgcatatctaactACTTTTATGGTATCTTATaaagtaatttatattattgtagtttgaaaatacaatataataattgttttatagatatgagttttaagataatacaaatttttaaagcaTACATTATTAGCatatctatataatattatatatatatatatgtaaattaatataattattaatttatgatattattgagactatattttacatggaaatttcaaaaaaaaatattattttattatcttatcattttgatattttttacatttttgcgactttgaataaccaaaatttattaatttatagtatttatagaatattaatttatagaggtcgTTGTATTTTGACATGTCCACCGAAGGTTATGACTTTCTCACAGTGGCGGACCTATGTAAATAGTAAACTAGTTCTGTTTGCATGTAATACCAATGAATTATCGGCAGCAAAGTTGGTTTGTCCATCTGAAATGACCCCTCATTATCCGAGTTCGACTCTCACATCTTAcacatagtattttttttttcattttaacagttttaaaaaaaatgaacctCCTAATTTTTTTCCACTCGTCGTCCGTATTATTCATGTCAGTAGTACTTGTTGCTATGCTTTTagcaaaaacttcaaaataacATCATAACGTTTGTAGATCTTTCTTTTGAATGTCAAAGCTTATTTtggtatatttatatacaatctTCAGGGTGAATCCAAAATGGGTGGTTTACCAATCCATTGTCTCAACAGAGCGTCAATATATTAGGAATGTCGTAGCTATCAATCCTTCTTGGCTGACTGAAGTGAAGTAGCTCCACACTTTTTACCAGAACCGGCAAAACGCTATGTCCTTCTAGTCAACAAGCCTACCACCAGCAATTCAAGACATAATAACAATTGATCCTATTAAGTCTATGATTTAAACAACTCAACTTAATGGATAAAGCATAGACTCAATATTCAATCAGATTTTGCCTGTTTATAGTTTTGGTTCTTCTCACCGTTTACAGAGTAGGAACAGTTAAGAAAAATGATCACAGAATCGAATCTCCTATTCAAGGTGCCTTAAGCAGTTAGGGATAACGGTTGCAACATCATCTGGAGTAACTCGATCTTTTTCTTTGAGAGCTGCAAGTGCTTTTGCTGCTCTGTTAGTCACAATGTCTCCGAACATACCCTAGAGATCTTCGAGGCAAGATTTGCTCTACCAGTTGAAATCTGGTCTTGAAATCGGTTTTGTAAGTTTCACGGAAAAGAGCTCTCTCTTGGAATCCAAGCAACATAAAGAATCCCTCTATTAGccttcttagccaacaaaacAAGGCTCAAAGGCTTTAACACCTTCTGTCAAAGCCTTTTCAACATCGGTTGTTCCACAAACTCTTATCTTCTGTTGCACCCAATGGAAGATCAAccatatttaatcttagttgcAACAACCGGAACTTGCTCTCCTCTCTTACCTCAACACCCATGAACTCAGGATCAATCAGAGTTATAAGGGTCACCAGCAACTACCTTGATCTCAGGTAACAGATCAACTAACAGTTGTATATTTGCCAGTTCCTCTATCTCCCATAATCATCACACCACCAATCTTTAATTTGGATCAATCACATTCAACAGAAGACAAAGCTTCATCTCATCTTGCCCTACAATAGCTGCAAATGGATAAACCGGCCTTGCACTCTTCTTTGAATCAAACTTCTTCTCTacctaaaacccaaaaaccacCATTACATTAATATATACGTTCCTAACTTTATAAATGAAGCaaagttttaaacatttttgtgaaaaaacatcaacaaaaaaatgcatACGTACTTGTTCAGTAGAGTTGATTTCAGTGGCTACATTCATAACCGAgaccttgttcttctctttggCCTTATTTGGATTTTCCTCAATTTTAACTTACTTCCACAAATTTTCCCTGCAAACAAAGAATCCAACTCACTTCGTTTTGGCGAATTATGAAAAAAGTAAGGccctttaaaaataaataaataaattattattcagCCCCTTTAAAACTATGAAATTGCAATTTTACTCAACAAAATGTCGAAAAGcccaaatcaaaatcattcgCTTCGTAAACCTAATTTCAAATCTTCCCCTTTCCTCCGTCGGCGATTTTTCTCTCCGGTGCCTTCGTCTTGTACCCGTTGAACGTTTGCCGTTAGCGCCTACCTCGGATACAAGTGTAAAGCGATTCAACCGGTAAGAATCTACTCTCGTTACTCTTCGATTGAGTAGAATCTCCACTCTTCTGCTGTTGTTCTGGCTTTCCGTTAAGTTGAGGTTCGACGATTTGAAGATCTTTGATCATAATCGATGAACGTTTCTATGTTAGAGGTAGAGATTGTGTTTAGAAATGTTCGATCTATGTTAAGACTGGTTGATTTTTCACTTCTCATCCTCTAACTCCTAAATTTAGTTTCGTACTGCTCGTTCTTCCTTAATACAGTCTCGAGTGGCGTGCCGCTTTTTTCTGCTAAATTGGTGTTGAATCTCATAGTTTGATTACTGCTACTGTTCTTCTGTTTGATTTGTTATTTACCTTGGTCTCTTCTCCGTTACTCAGACCTATGGTGTGCtagttttagaagatttttaatGGAACTTATGATTTGTGTGATAAACGTTTGTTCTTCTATGCTATATTTTAGGGTAGTTTGTGTTGCAGCGTGATTTATATGATCGTTGCTTTGTGTTCATCACATAACATAAGGTACTTTTGTGAGTGATTGCTGAAATGATTTTGATGGTAGATTTTTTCCATTGCAGTTGATTGTCATGTTTGAGTAATACTGAAGAGATTTTGCGATGTCTGCATCTGCTAAAAGAAGTTCTACAGATACTCAAGAGTAGAAAGATCTAATGCTCGGTATGGTTTTTCAAGTGTTTAAGAGTTTGTTTCTATGATCCGAATTCCGAAGTGACCACTCAGATCATAGAGCacgttgtgaaaaaaaaattatatccaGCTTACCTGAATAACGATGATGTCAAAAACCACTTCCTTTAAGTTCCTGAAATAAATGTTTGTTTAGCTTTCTTATGACTGGCACTtaagaacaaacaaatccaacaaATTTTAGTAATCTTACAATAATGTTGTTGTGAAACTCTACTCTAATTTCACTCATTTGAAAGTTTTCTTTTGGAGTTCagatttaaattgttttaaatttgagttttgCTTTTTCAGctgctttttaattactttaagaaattttagctagaatcaattaataaaataaatcataagaAAAGTAACCGAGAATGAATACACCTAAACCAGAAAAAAAGTAACCGAGAATGAAAACTTAAACACACTAATAATACTTTATTTTCAGCggttattttatgttttctgacTTTTTCAAGCAGAAACAGCTTGAAAAAGGCGTTGCCTAGGGACTCCGACCCGCACTCCCTTCACACTTTCAGCGAAGTGGAGGGTCATGATCGACTCCTTAGCCGTTGAGGAGTTGGACGCCACGGTAGTAATGAGTAAAGTCTTCGAATCGAGGACAGTTGAAAAATTTGCATATTAAATAAACTATGCGCATAACATCTAAACTATACAAATTtgaattaaatatgagaaaatcaAAACCTTCAGCAGACGTGTCAAAATACAATCCATGTAGCTAgaaaattgatttgttttcttgtcattATGACGTTGGTCAAACTACTCAAGTCTGAGTTAATAGACTGTCCCTCCGTCTTCTGATCTCCTGTTGCCTTATCAAGTTTTTCAGATCCAACAAGATCGATTAGGTTAAGAAGACCTTGTACCTTCTGTTTTGTAAtctaaaatagaagaaaatgctgatgttgtttaaaagaatttcaaaaaaaatgaaatttatctCTACAAGACCAATTTGATAACTCACCTGATTGAATCCTTCTATGTGAAGGGTCAAAATCATATGCCTTAATGATGAAGCATCATTCCTATCAGTGCTGCGAACAGATCTTGAACCTACTAAATGTATCATAAACCCACTGACAAAAATCTTATCAAAGGTGAAACGATGTACTTTATCTGAGAAACCAAATGGAGTTATAGTGTTATACAACTGCATACTTGTTTTAATTAATGTCGATAGCACAATAAAACTACATGAGATAATACACCAGCTTCGTTGACCACACCAATGCCTCTTCCAATTGTGTCACCTCTCGTAGGATATGATATAcagctttcttctttactttggGCGCACCCGACAGAATACGCGTATGTTTCCTTtaattcctaaaataaatactAGCTAAACAAACATTTATTTAGGAATTAAAGGAAACATATGCGTATTCTGTCGGGTGCTCCCAACAGTAAAGAAGGAAGCTGTATATCATATCCTACATCAGGTGACACAATTGGAAGAGGCATTGGTGTGGTCAACGAAGCTGGTGTATTATCTCATGTAGTTTTATTGTGCTATCGACATTAATTAAAACAAGTATGCAATTGTGTAACACTATAACTCCATTTGGTTTCTCAGGTAAAGTACATCGTTTCACCTTTGATAAGGTTTTTGTCAGTGGGTTTGTGATACATTTAGTAGGTTCAAGATCTGTTCGCAGCACTGATAGGAATGATGCTTCATTATTAAGCCATATGATTTTGACCTTTCACATAGAAGGATTCAATCAGGTGAGTTATCAAATTGGTTTTGTAGagataaatttcatttttttgaaattcttttaaacaacatcagcattttcttctattttagaTTACAAAACAGAAAGTACAAGGTCTTCTTAACCTAATCGATCTTGTTAGATCTGGGAAACTTGATAAGGCAACAGGAGATCAGAAGACGGAGGGACAGTCTATTAACTCAGACTTGAGTGGTTTGACCAGCGTCATaatgacaagaaaacaaatcaattttcTAGCTACATGGATTGTATTTTGACACGTCTGCTGAAGGTTATGATTTTCTCATATTCAATTCCAATTTGTATAGTTTAGATGTTATGCGCATAGTTTATTTAACATGCAAATTTTTCAACTGTCCTCGATTCGAAGACTTTACTCATTGCTACCGTGGCGTCCAACTCCTCTACGGCCGGAGTCGGTCATGACCCTCCACTTCGCTGAAAAT is from Camelina sativa cultivar DH55 chromosome 20, Cs, whole genome shotgun sequence and encodes:
- the LOC104768300 gene encoding protein TIC 56, chloroplastic, with protein sequence MSSLNFNPFQNWFEKPPNPVPTINFVSLADTFFPKSQSPNFASIGLPKFSKKSPKTETGAEEQPGKYKQIAEQFLWECENIPDHRHTPEVDKILNEEDTVFEKKENPTTEEIEAEEKWWERFRASPVVQFMTRAQEIADDMNKMELDDNDTPYRKEDKELWRAVPHVPGFDGRPMPRKAIKTKEESDDKFWDFMKQFLFGLWGFRQRPYPPGRPIDVAQAIGYKRLEKRYYDFIMKTGGWWYKDRLGRSRGPCELITLKTAYGAGIIDRDTFIWGEDMDEWAPIHMVYGLEPAIATWEVRLGAAATACLHKLQKGIPPWVPLKGREPKTYKQLQKEAIESKKRDMAVLEANDGVWPGVRTPSHALFLWASGSELTTVLESDHMPNKFIPKRLRQELAKVIPGLRPWEVISVEQAMDQISYGGEWYREPLGTYTTGPPYIREWNRSVMRLFRIFYNLSTRVGQKLDRTVPGFDTIMDKVQKDYDARIERRMKRREEELRERDRKHYSGRTDEDEDEEDNESDSK
- the LOC104768302 gene encoding GILT-like protein F37H8.5, whose amino-acid sequence is MASYQRPLRFCITIFFCFLSLSSSQKVTLSLYYEALCPYCAEFIINHLPKVFETGLISAIDLQLVPWGNAVIRPDGTILCQHGETECALNSIHACAINAYPDVRKHFGYIYCTEQLVLENKLEKWADCLEMVGLSRAAVECYINGYGNKLEQRDAEETSQLYPAHRFVPWVVVNNQPLQENYQNFVMYVCNAFGSDQVPEACKILNSSVETLSRFNSSAEKLSNSHQVCYRNQ
- the LOC104768301 gene encoding uncharacterized protein LOC104768301 — its product is MGDDSYSRNFEMAISWGDDVINVLDDRKGLGVLVETLEQLRSIHLSCDEDSSEIQESLQDLQKKLDSCKEKTYEANSDIADGEEIERLQKELDEELQLECKLNDELRFMADELKDMNSQGGFIEEQRLAIKRNKRDQLKNEIKLSMYASVTRVIPNIDDPLKTSGYLVDRERRVMEKFEFDTDNRTAYETCYAIWEIINRQ